TTTGAATTCCCTACAGAAATTTGTACGCTAAATAATTATAATGAAaaacttttatgttttgtttaaaaaagaccaaaaaaaagtaatgtaacCCAGGTAGTATTTACCGTTTTAGGACATACAGGGttgaataaaacaatatttgtgATGGGAAAACATGAAATAGTAGATGGGATACTTGTAGAGAAGAAGAAACTGTGAAACATATTTttaggaaaaacagaaaatatgatatAGAAAGAGAGATTGAagtaaaataattgaaaaaaaaaaaacaagaaatattgaGTATTaatgaaatgtgaaataaaccaACAAAAGATGAGATtgtattcaattttttttaaatacaggtTTGTTGACAAGAATATGataacttttttctttgtttagcATACGCTAGTTTGTAAGTCTATGCAGTAATCATTCCAGACCAGAGGGGGCGTTCACGCACTGAACTAGTTTGCTACCGccttaaaagaagaagaaatatttCCGGTCTCTTTCTACTTCCGGGACactgagaaaataaacacaatattgGCTAAAGCTAATTCTTCCGTCACAGATATGTGTTTATCTTTGACTCTTGTGATGGAACAAGAAAagtaatacaaataaaaatattaatctggaGGTAAGTGTTCCTATTTAAGATTAAAGTCTTCATATTAGTGATGCTTAACCTCTCAGTTTCCTACGTTAGCTAACCCAGGTAAGCTAGCTCCATTCATGACCACGCTACTTCGAAAATATGTGAACATACATTTATGTCGGAAGTGGCACATTACTGTTTTGTGCTgctaatatttcttcattactGTTGTGAAATGTATTAACACGCCACTGGCCCTGTAGTATTTTCTACGTCAAAATCTCTGACGGCGATTTTGACTATAAAATTTCTCAGTTTCCCATTTTATAATCGTCAAAGACGTTTAACGCCCTTAAAACTCATCAGTAAGAATCAGTAAATAGTCAAAATGTTCCTGATTGACTGACCAACAGCAGGTGGGTTTGTAGGCCGTAATTACAAAACCATCAGGCCTGTGgagtcagcaaaaccatggtccattgtaaagttaagctgtgatattcatatttaatatttaacctggataataaacactcttatcaaagcgataaatatattttttagtaATTTGTGCCGTAGTatatagccatcttaaaaatgtaaaaccctttTCTTCGAAACAGatctaaatgggttaaaaatgtcaataaaaaggTGGTGAATTTGGAGTTTAAAGGTAGCAGGATGGGctagaattggcaaaaactgataaaagtagcaaaatgtgtggaaaatttggtgaaatgggatttgaaagtggggaaaaagcaggttaaactggtaaaaaaagggttaactcaGGCATAAAGAAGgcagaaattgacaaaaatggccaCAACAAATAGTagaatgtggttaaaatggggaaaaaaggggtttgttgtggcaataatgggtcaacagaggtaaTGATAGGCAGAAAGTAGTGAAAAttggattagaagtggcaaaaaataggcaaaaaaaagtgattgaaagggttccaaattggcaaaaatgggtttagaatGGCAAATTgtgtcaaaatttgaaaaattggcgtagaaagtgatgaaaatgggttagaattttgcaaaagtgggtaaaaaactggcaaaaaagggtccaGATTttgcagaaattgattaaaagtggcaaatattagTGACAAATTTAGTTGGGaataaataagtttaaaaatgtttttaaagacgTTTAATGCCTTTAAAATGCATCAGTAAGAAGCAGTAAATAGTCTAAATTTCCTGATTGACTGACCCACAGCAGGTGGGTTGGTAGGCTGTAATGCCAAAACTTTAGCCTGCATGACGATGAATGACTTGATAAACATTAGGAGGTAGTGAAGATGATTTTCATTTCTTTGGCAAGGActaatttgcaaacatttgttggTTACAacaagggctgggcaatatttagagttttaaagatgtattgccatttttttcaaatgaggCTAGACAATACACTATGCATCACAAAGAGTTCACTGATGTTGAccagaaaaagggaaaagaggAGACGTGGGGCCGATTGCTCTGTAAAAATACAGTATTCTTTACAATAAGAACCACTATGGTGGTCTTCATATTGACAACAAGGTAATCTGTTAAATCTGTTAAATGTTTGGTATGAATGAAGacttaaagtttattttcttttctccaaggtgcagtttttcttttatttttttaaatgtgaagtgcctttgtgacatttttttcatgtgaatttaaaactgaactgactttcttttttactgCTTCACAGACAATCTGTGTCTATGTACAAAGCTGTGAAAATTTATTTCTGGCCTTTCTGATTtttcagatcattaaacaaATTTTATTATTGGACAAAGATAACCTAAGAGAATAAAACATCCTTACTTATATTATGATTACATTTATCTAGGGAATAATGCCACCCAAACccatctggccctgtgtgaaaaagtaatcacACCTTAAACCTTATAAGTGGATGTGCCGtgcttggcagcaacaactgcaagcaagcgttTGCTAAAACTGGCAATGAGTCGctttggaggaattttggcccactcttggCTAGGccatttcaaaaatgtaattttgttgtaAAGCCACTcggaggtggacttgctggtacgttttagatcattgtcctgctgagTAACCCTGGTGTGTTTGAGCTTGAGGCCACCAACTGATGAATGGCCATTCTACGTCAGGACTTTCTGTTAGAGAGTGAAATTtgtggttccatcaatcacagcaagtagtccaggtcctgaagcagcaaagcagctccagatcatcacactgccaccaccatgtttgactctACGTCAGATCTatccttccaaaaagttcaacttttgtctcgtcagtccacagaatgttttcccaaaagtcttggggatcataaagatgttttttttgtcaagccTGGGATGtgcttttgtgttctttttggtcagcagtggttttagccttggaactctcctaagaatgcaatttttgcccagtttcttgttgttgaatcatgaacactgaccttcaCTGAGTCAAATGAGGCCTGCATGcttttagatgttgttctgggttcttttgtgaccacCTGGATGGGTTGTTGATTTGCTTTTGGAGTAactttggtaggctggccactcttGGGAAAGTTCAcctctgttcaaagttttctccatttgtggataatggctcccaCCATGGATCGCTGGTGTTCCAacgccttagaaatggctttgtaagcttttccagactgatagatgtacTAGTCTTTATCTCTCATCTGGCACTAGTGTGCCTTGgggatctggctgggcccctgaaaaccccagggTATGGTTTGAcctcagttgtgatttattgatgaattATGACTTCAtctggcaagctattattgactTGAAATTGGTGTTGCAATAATTAATTCATGTTACTTTTCACCACGTTAACAACATTTGTCAACCCATTCTGCCACTTATTTTGACAACTGAAACCattattaccacttttttgcaattttgcatttttttatacctttgacccatttttgtcacttttttggaACTCTTTGCCAcatctaacccatttttgctactttttgccaggTTTTGCCTACTTTtcttatttggacattttttttgccattttttcatcacttttagcccctttttaccaccttttagtaaataaccctttttgccactgttaagtcacttattttgataacttaaaccatttttgctgcttttttgcaaatatgcaactttttaaaaaacacttttgacccatttttttgacccctttttgcccaattttgcccattttttaaaatcacttttaatctgtttttttaaccacctttttacaacatttaacctttTGGCCACTTGTGACCCACTTATGCcatattttttacactttcaacAGGTGttggccacatttaaccaatttttgcttctttttttgccagtttttgcctacttttgctatttttttgacattttttgccatttttctgccaattgtaacctattttgccaccttttttgacactttcaacccattttttgccaccttcttgccaattttttgcccacttttatctttgtttagcacagttttgcccatttttaaaaatgatctttaacctgttttaaccacctttttataacatttaaccctttttggccacttgtaacccatgtATACcaactttttgacactttcaacaatgtgtttctacttttaaccaagtggCAActtccggtcctgaaaaatgaagtgcaaagtgcaaaaaattgctataccgcgagtgtccacttgaggctggctgcaggaacactggaagtcccatctgatcagctgttaaacagccggttttgacactagaaataaactggtttacagcctggttcaaaacaccaaacgtgtctcattagctagtgtcttattatGCTCcaactgtacggggggtgaatttttagCTTGGCaagcagaggctccgtttctgtcaaccaaaatgctagctagcaggttGACAGGAAGtagcgcttagtgggcgggccgttaggttgatccaaagtttggctgagactgcaatttcaatatggaagcctccacgggttggcttcaagagctgtttgagtccgcctagtgtaagcagacgactgacgtcacacggggtttgtccattTCTTTATACAATCtatgcttttaacccattttttggtcCCTCATGCCaattgttacccatttttgactttgtattgccacttttgcccaattttgccatgttttttcatcactttaaaccaatttacGCCACCTTTTGTTAActcccagttggctgggccccagaaacctgtcccctttatccccccttatgggccaccgTGACTGTTAGTCTGATATAGATCACAGCatgatttatatatttttaaaatatttttaaacctacttcactttgtcagacaggttctggCAGGAATCAGATCTAACTGTAGCTAGGGCCATTGAAATTAGCTTTcaataaaatgtggttaatccaagtaattcacatttttactggGTGGGAGTTAGGTTTGGTTGGCTTTTGTTCCCTTaagaaatgacatcatcatttaaaaacagttttttattcACCTGTTTTATCTCTAATattgaaatgtgtttgataAACAATTAAGaatgacaaatgtgcaaaaaaaaaaaaatatatatatatatatatatacacacacacacacacacacacacttaaagcTTAAGAAGGGGGCAAATCTCTTGCAATTTGAAAATACATGCTTATTTCTGGACAGAAGAAAGTATGAATACCAAATGTTCACactattcatcttttttttctcagcttttctTTTCAGCCTCAGCTGCTGCCTTTAAAAATTCtcaaacaaacatgacagaGCCGCGCAACCCAGGAATGTCCTCTATTCCTCAGACAGCCCCAGCTCACACCGAATCCACCTCCACTGCAGTAGAAATGGACCCAGTGGAGTATACACTTAGGAAGCGCCTTCCCAGGAAACTCCCCAAGAGACGGAACGACGTCTACGTCAACATGAAGACTGATTTCAGGGCTCAGCTTGCGCGCTGTCAGAAGCTGCTGGAGAGTGGGGGCCACAGAGAGATCTGTGTGCATGGTCTGGGCCTGGCCATCAACAGGGCTATCAATATTGCTCTTCAGCTGCAGGCCAGCAGCCAAGGGGTGCTGCAGCTGGCAGCCAACACTTCCACAGTGGAGCTGGTGGATGACCTGGAGCCTGAAGATCCTGATGAGGCCGGGGAACCAATGACTCGCACACGAAACAACTCTGCCATTCATATTAAGGTTTTTTATCCTGACCCTCAGTGACCTTAAAGTGAACTGAAGATCCTAaagtattagaaaaaaaaacttttggtCTGGTGGGACTATACGTGGAGAAATATTAAAACTGTAGCACAATGGCTGTTAATGCACCACCTGCCTGAGTGGGAATTCTCCAATCTGGGAAACCAGAGttaatttaatttgttaaaTGTTGTCATGTGTTGTCTCAAACTGtaactgttttcagtttgtagGTCTTGTAGTAGGAGTAGTGTTAGCTAGATAAAACATATATGTTCTGTAGTATTTGTTGAAATGGGTGTGCCAAATGTTAATAACCAAGTGTCTTTAATTTTAAGGCGGAGAGTATGAGTATGGCTTCATGTCTGGTTGTTTaaaacagtgtttctcaaccttttcagcctgtgacccccaaaataaagatgccagagaccgggaccccccaCTGTAACAGCCATGCATAAcgagaacagtcatgtgcaggcaaagctgtccataaggggggggggggttaaaaatgtcaataaaaaggTGGTGAATTTGGAGTTTAAAgttagcagaaatgggttagaagtggcaaaaatagaataaaagttgcaaaatatgtggcaaatttggtgaaattggatttaaaagtgggaaaagcaGGTTAAactagtaaaaatgggttaactcggaaaaaataggcagaagttagttaaactgtggtaaaaatttgattaaagctgcaaaatgtttggaaaatttggtgaaattagatttgaaagtgggaaaaagcaggttaaactggtaaaaatgggttaactcaggcagaaaaaataggcagaaattggttaaactgacaaaaatgaccgtaacaaatcttaaaatgtggttaaattgggggaaaaaaggggcGTACAAGCGGTAAAAATAAgtttatagtggcaataatggatcaacagaggtaataataggcagaaagtagcaaaaattagtttggaagtggcaaaaatggacagagaAAAGTGATTGAAAGGGtttcaaatgggcaaaaatgggtttggaGTGGGGAAATTgtgtcaaaatttgaaaaattggtggggaaagtgatgaaaatgggttagaatttTGCAAAATTGGGGTAGTCAAAAGTGGGTCCACAttttgcagaaattggttaaaagtggcaaataatagtgaCAAATTTGTATGgggaaaaatgattttaaaaatatttttaatttttaaggcatctggcgaccccctcttagtgtctcccccacgttgagaaccactggtttaaaagatatgaaaacaaaaagtcagaTGTTTACATTTGaagctggtgttatttctg
This genomic stretch from Cheilinus undulatus linkage group 22, ASM1832078v1, whole genome shotgun sequence harbors:
- the pop7 gene encoding ribonuclease P protein subunit p20 — protein: MTEPRNPGMSSIPQTAPAHTESTSTAVEMDPVEYTLRKRLPRKLPKRRNDVYVNMKTDFRAQLARCQKLLESGGHREICVHGLGLAINRAINIALQLQASSQGVLQLAANTSTVELVDDLEPEDPDEAGEPMTRTRNNSAIHIKVFYPDPQ